A DNA window from Niabella yanshanensis contains the following coding sequences:
- a CDS encoding glycoside hydrolase family protein — MKYCIMILICMATAGFLQAQQPAVVPQIEMQKVYEEVKTPYKYGLVLLPPDTGKKIDCPTVYKSGNTWYMSYIAFDGKGYETWLASSKDLLHWKNLGRQMSFTKDGWDQNQKAGYNALVDTKWGGNYQLGKYDGKYWMSYFGGSSSGYEPEPLSIGMACTSKKPTQAFEWQRLDHPVLASSDPDVRWWENRNKLFKSYVVEDKVGKTGHKFIMYYNAVGDSLPNNKPTRWYERIGMAVSNDMVNWKRYQREPVVHHSRGITGDPQIQKIGNVWVMFYFGAFWKGREAETFNRFACSYDLVNWTDWNGADLVNSTIDIDKKYAHKSFVLKHKGVVYHFYCAVDTKDNRGIAVATSVDKGNSNIRF, encoded by the coding sequence ATGAAGTATTGTATAATGATTTTGATTTGCATGGCTACTGCTGGTTTCCTACAGGCTCAGCAGCCTGCTGTTGTGCCGCAAATAGAAATGCAAAAAGTATACGAGGAAGTAAAAACGCCCTATAAATATGGTCTGGTGCTATTACCTCCTGATACCGGTAAGAAAATTGATTGTCCTACTGTTTACAAATCCGGCAATACCTGGTACATGAGTTATATTGCTTTTGATGGCAAGGGGTATGAAACCTGGCTGGCCAGCAGCAAGGACCTTTTACATTGGAAAAACCTGGGGCGTCAAATGTCATTTACTAAAGATGGCTGGGATCAAAATCAGAAGGCGGGTTACAATGCATTAGTAGATACCAAATGGGGTGGAAATTATCAATTAGGTAAATACGATGGTAAATACTGGATGTCATATTTCGGAGGCTCTTCATCCGGGTATGAGCCGGAGCCGCTGTCAATTGGCATGGCCTGCACTTCTAAAAAGCCTACGCAGGCATTTGAGTGGCAACGACTCGATCATCCGGTACTTGCATCATCTGACCCTGATGTACGTTGGTGGGAGAACCGGAATAAGTTATTCAAGAGCTATGTGGTAGAAGATAAAGTAGGAAAAACGGGTCATAAGTTTATCATGTATTATAATGCGGTAGGAGATTCTTTGCCCAATAACAAACCAACCCGTTGGTATGAACGCATTGGGATGGCTGTGTCCAACGATATGGTGAACTGGAAGAGATACCAGCGTGAGCCCGTGGTACACCATTCAAGAGGTATTACAGGAGATCCTCAAATACAGAAGATTGGTAATGTATGGGTGATGTTTTATTTCGGCGCTTTTTGGAAAGGGAGGGAAGCTGAAACTTTTAACCGGTTTGCCTGTTCCTATGATCTTGTTAACTGGACCGATTGGAACGGAGCTGACCTGGTTAATTCGACAATAGATATTGATAAAAAGTACGCACATAAATCCTTTGTCCTAAAGCATAAGGGTGTGGTGTATCATTTTTATTGTGCCGTGGATACAAAGGACAACCGGGGAATAGCAGTTGCTACCTCGGTAGATAAAGGTAATAGCAATATCAGGTTCTGA
- a CDS encoding family 78 glycoside hydrolase catalytic domain, producing MKQFGLVLFFVWSIGQVNAQLAFLRVLDPRCEYTVNPIGIETAQPLLSWEIQAFEKNTMQVAYRILVADDSVLLINDKANIWDSKKVSGSDNQQVLPKSLSIKPATKYYWKVMVWDQKGQESSFSKPASWRTGLWSAGDWKGARWIAYNELPDSNKYVPLMHGSGKKEWGKRPDVLPLFRKDIIVKKGIKAATVFISGLGHFEMSINGSKVGDHFLDPGWTQYARQAQYVTFDITDQLRIGTNALGVILGNGFYYIPGERYRKMTGAYGYPKMIARVLVEYTDGTTDNIVSDASWKTAPSPIYFSSIYGGEDYNANLEKKGWDKMGFNDAAWQNVVTTTGPELVAQLGMPVKLMQRFTPVAQKKLSPGVWVYDLGQNFSGVPYIEVHGKKGDTIRIMPAELLTDSGTANQKHTGAPHVYTYVLKGDGVEKWNPRFSYYGFRYLQVAGAEPKGSAYKEYPAIQKIEGWHLRNSAPVNGSFRSSSDLFNKTHQLIQWALNSNFTSVFTDCPHREKLGWQEQVHLMGNAIQHNYDIVSFAHKIMRDIRTQQLANGLVPATIPEFTEMHFADGYFRDSPEWGSTAIIFPWYVYQWTGDKRLLTENYSTMQRYFKYLQSKDSSFILMYGLGDWYDLGPNRPGFSQLTPMGLTATAYYYYDAHLLEQIANILGKREDAVMYQKIASDIKTAFNKKYFNPSTKQYGSGSQTSNAIPLFMKLVEPQDYEAVLAHLIEDIRSKDNRLTAGDIGYRYVLKALEAAGRSDVIYDMNSRSDVPGYGYQLAKGATALTESWQALPNVSNNHFMLGHLMEWFYTGLCGIGQAPGSIGFKDIEIKPQPVGDIKEAKATYHSVNGLISVNWKIEGDSFNLGVAIPPNSKATIYFPAGYKKQPVKIGSGAYEFSIKK from the coding sequence ATGAAGCAATTTGGTTTAGTTCTATTTTTTGTTTGGAGCATTGGTCAGGTGAATGCCCAGTTAGCTTTTTTGCGTGTGTTGGATCCCCGCTGCGAGTATACCGTGAACCCGATAGGAATTGAAACGGCTCAACCTCTTTTAAGCTGGGAAATACAGGCTTTTGAGAAAAATACCATGCAGGTTGCATACCGGATATTGGTGGCAGATGACAGCGTGCTATTGATAAACGACAAGGCTAATATCTGGGATTCGAAAAAAGTAAGCGGCAGCGATAATCAACAGGTATTACCCAAAAGTCTTTCTATAAAACCTGCTACAAAGTATTATTGGAAGGTGATGGTTTGGGATCAGAAGGGACAGGAATCATCCTTTAGCAAGCCCGCTTCCTGGAGAACAGGTCTTTGGAGTGCCGGTGATTGGAAAGGCGCCCGTTGGATCGCTTATAATGAATTACCGGATAGCAATAAATATGTTCCTTTAATGCATGGAAGCGGTAAAAAGGAATGGGGTAAACGGCCTGACGTATTGCCGTTATTCAGGAAAGATATTATTGTAAAGAAAGGCATTAAAGCTGCTACCGTATTCATTTCGGGCCTGGGTCATTTTGAAATGAGCATTAATGGAAGTAAAGTTGGAGATCATTTTTTAGATCCTGGATGGACGCAGTATGCCAGGCAGGCGCAATATGTAACATTTGATATTACTGATCAATTACGTATCGGAACGAATGCGTTAGGCGTTATCTTGGGGAATGGGTTTTATTATATCCCTGGAGAGCGATATCGCAAAATGACCGGGGCTTATGGCTATCCTAAAATGATCGCACGCGTATTAGTAGAATATACAGATGGGACCACAGATAATATTGTTTCCGATGCATCCTGGAAAACAGCGCCATCACCTATCTATTTTTCAAGTATCTATGGTGGGGAAGATTATAATGCTAACCTGGAAAAGAAGGGATGGGATAAAATGGGTTTCAATGATGCTGCCTGGCAGAACGTGGTAACTACCACCGGCCCTGAGTTGGTGGCGCAGTTGGGCATGCCTGTAAAACTCATGCAGCGCTTTACACCTGTTGCGCAAAAGAAGTTGAGCCCTGGTGTATGGGTTTACGATCTGGGCCAGAATTTTTCAGGTGTTCCATATATAGAAGTGCATGGGAAAAAAGGAGATACCATACGCATCATGCCTGCTGAACTTTTAACAGATAGCGGCACTGCCAATCAGAAGCATACAGGTGCTCCACATGTATATACCTATGTTTTAAAGGGGGACGGCGTTGAAAAATGGAATCCCCGTTTTTCCTATTATGGCTTCAGATATTTACAGGTTGCAGGTGCAGAACCTAAGGGATCAGCCTATAAAGAGTATCCTGCTATTCAAAAAATAGAAGGCTGGCATTTACGTAACAGCGCTCCTGTAAATGGAAGTTTCCGAAGTTCCAGTGATTTATTTAATAAAACGCACCAACTGATTCAATGGGCGTTGAACAGTAATTTTACCAGTGTGTTTACTGATTGCCCGCATAGGGAAAAGCTGGGATGGCAGGAGCAGGTGCATTTGATGGGCAATGCCATACAACACAATTACGATATTGTTTCTTTTGCACATAAAATAATGCGCGATATACGTACGCAACAACTAGCCAACGGATTAGTGCCTGCTACCATACCCGAGTTCACGGAGATGCACTTTGCCGACGGCTATTTTAGAGATTCTCCGGAGTGGGGAAGTACCGCCATTATTTTCCCCTGGTATGTGTATCAATGGACCGGAGACAAACGCCTGCTCACTGAGAATTACAGTACCATGCAGCGTTACTTTAAATACCTGCAGTCGAAAGATAGCAGTTTTATCCTCATGTATGGATTAGGCGATTGGTATGACCTGGGGCCGAACAGGCCGGGCTTTTCGCAATTAACACCAATGGGGTTAACAGCTACAGCCTATTACTATTATGACGCTCATTTATTAGAACAGATAGCCAATATATTGGGTAAAAGGGAAGATGCTGTCATGTATCAGAAAATTGCATCTGATATCAAAACTGCGTTTAATAAAAAATACTTTAACCCATCAACTAAACAATACGGATCGGGTAGCCAGACCTCCAATGCAATCCCATTGTTTATGAAGCTGGTCGAGCCGCAGGATTATGAAGCGGTACTGGCTCATTTGATTGAGGACATTCGTAGTAAGGATAACCGGTTAACAGCGGGCGATATTGGTTATCGATATGTATTAAAAGCGCTGGAAGCCGCCGGTAGGTCTGATGTTATTTATGATATGAACAGCCGAAGCGATGTGCCGGGTTATGGATATCAGTTGGCAAAGGGGGCTACAGCGTTAACAGAGTCCTGGCAGGCTTTGCCTAATGTTTCCAATAATCATTTTATGCTGGGACATTTGATGGAATGGTTTTATACAGGCCTATGCGGAATTGGTCAGGCCCCGGGTTCGATCGGCTTTAAGGACATTGAGATAAAACCTCAGCCGGTTGGAGATATTAAGGAAGCAAAAGCTACTTATCATTCGGTAAATGGTTTGATATCGGTGAACTGGAAAATAGAAGGAGACAGTTTTAATTTGGGTGTAGCCATTCCACCTAATAGTAAAGCCACTATTTATTTCCCAGCCGGATATAAAAAGCAGCCTGTAAAGATTGGCTCGGGTGCCTATGAATTCTCCATAAAAAAATAA
- a CDS encoding malectin domain-containing carbohydrate-binding protein has translation MRSICQQKKTEPINLMDHCSNNKNVLKEFTIIDVSGIKAYKSKLMVSAVTTLVTVLIFLSGSAAIGQPSTGRIAIDLNSNWRTIAGNDESPLAPAFQIKFDDSKWKQVTVPHNWDDYHGYRRLLHGNKHGDAWYRRTVKLKQSKAGKRFFLFFEGVGSYATVYLNGQEVGAHAGGRTTFTIDVTNHIKTDGTNNQLAVRAWHPPFIKDLPWVCGGCSDERGFSEGSQPMGIFRPVQLIITNDLRIEPFGVHAWATLKGNAAVLNINTLIKNYGAQQKLFTVVHNLVDKKGAIVKTVTEKGSLKANSNLELSTKNIDIKKVNLWSVEDPYLYKIVSVIKEGSREIDRLETDFGFRTVNWKTATNQFYLNGKPVFINGVAEYEHLIGQSHAFSKEQVVARIKWMEAAGFNAFRDGHQPHNLLYGKLFNQKGILWWTQLSAHVWYDTPEFKANFKQLLKEWVIERRNDPSVVLWGLQNESKIPEAFAKECTQLIRDLDPTSASQRLVTTCNGGEGTDWDVPQNWTGTYGGNPDTYGEDLKKQVLVGEYGAWRTLDLHTEGGYKQNAPVSEDRFTQLMEKKLRLAESVKDSVAGHFFWLLTSHDNPGRIQGGEGLRELDRIGPVNYKGMLTPWEEPTDIFYMFRSNYVSAQKEPMVYIASHTWPNRWTKPGLKDSIMVYSNCDEVELFNDLGQVSLGKQKHGGFGTHFIFNKANIQYNVLYAVGYVNGKSVARDTVFLDHLPEAPGVAALRPSGTSLLKPKPGLNYVYRVNSGGADYVDEWGNKWSADRALHPNAANKYWGSSSWTSAFDNMPAFFASQRRTNAAIKGTKDWALFQSFRYGLNQLYYQFPLPNGSYEIELYFVEPWLGVGGSMEAGAMRLFDVAVNGQTVIKDLDIWKEAGANKALKKTVTAKVSNGLLRISFPDTRAGQAIISAIAIASNSRNIKAAPASEMIRELKCNGCVYNAWLDEGDQLFTNQATRVYKLDPALFGADWIRVSRNNSTKLQFVANETIDVYVGVAKENASVLKDFERLSDSIVSDEEGGKKYDVYRKRFETGKTVIIDSKDIGLMGILPATNMQPAYDLKPTTSYKADVAVLNSSVVKQVVAGGERTVVKNNEPAEITWPIATGVADVYSITVKYNSPLEQDVTGTLQLFDVGNNKMVDEAVVFKTTRPGKWNYITINTGGMINAGSYKVKLITRNANGLIVSNIDIQ, from the coding sequence ATGCGGTCAATATGTCAACAGAAAAAAACAGAACCTATCAATTTAATGGATCATTGCAGCAACAATAAAAACGTATTGAAAGAATTTACTATCATTGATGTAAGCGGGATTAAGGCTTACAAAAGCAAACTAATGGTCTCAGCTGTGACAACGCTGGTGACCGTTCTGATTTTTTTATCGGGTAGCGCTGCCATCGGGCAACCTTCGACTGGACGGATCGCAATAGACTTGAACAGTAACTGGCGTACAATTGCCGGCAACGATGAAAGCCCTCTGGCACCTGCTTTTCAGATTAAGTTCGATGATAGTAAATGGAAGCAGGTAACCGTCCCGCACAATTGGGATGACTATCACGGCTATCGCCGTTTGCTGCATGGCAACAAACATGGTGATGCATGGTACCGCAGAACCGTTAAACTGAAACAGTCGAAAGCCGGCAAGCGCTTTTTCCTTTTTTTTGAAGGAGTAGGCTCTTATGCAACGGTTTATTTAAACGGACAGGAGGTTGGGGCACATGCAGGAGGGCGGACTACTTTTACCATTGACGTAACCAATCATATCAAAACAGACGGTACCAATAACCAGCTGGCTGTTCGGGCATGGCATCCCCCGTTTATCAAAGATCTTCCCTGGGTATGTGGTGGTTGTAGTGACGAACGCGGTTTTAGCGAGGGTTCACAACCCATGGGGATATTCAGACCGGTGCAACTTATTATAACCAACGACTTGCGGATTGAACCATTCGGCGTACATGCCTGGGCGACCCTTAAAGGTAATGCCGCGGTATTGAACATTAATACGCTTATTAAAAATTATGGTGCGCAGCAAAAGTTATTTACCGTTGTTCATAACCTTGTTGATAAAAAGGGAGCCATCGTAAAAACGGTGACTGAGAAGGGATCTCTCAAAGCGAACAGCAACCTTGAACTTTCAACAAAGAATATCGATATTAAAAAAGTAAATCTTTGGTCGGTAGAAGACCCTTATTTGTATAAGATCGTATCTGTCATCAAAGAAGGAAGCAGGGAGATTGACCGGCTGGAAACAGATTTCGGATTCAGAACGGTTAACTGGAAAACCGCGACCAACCAGTTTTATCTCAATGGTAAACCTGTATTCATCAACGGGGTAGCCGAATATGAGCATTTAATAGGACAAAGCCACGCTTTTTCAAAAGAGCAGGTTGTTGCAAGAATAAAATGGATGGAAGCAGCAGGGTTTAATGCTTTCCGGGATGGGCATCAACCCCACAACCTATTATATGGAAAGCTGTTCAACCAGAAAGGTATACTGTGGTGGACACAACTATCTGCGCATGTTTGGTACGATACGCCTGAATTTAAGGCGAACTTTAAGCAGCTACTTAAAGAGTGGGTTATCGAAAGGAGAAACGATCCTTCAGTAGTATTGTGGGGTTTACAAAATGAAAGTAAGATACCTGAAGCATTTGCTAAAGAGTGTACACAACTGATAAGGGATCTTGATCCTACCTCAGCTTCGCAAAGATTAGTAACTACCTGTAATGGTGGCGAAGGTACCGACTGGGATGTGCCGCAAAACTGGACGGGCACTTATGGAGGTAATCCGGATACTTACGGTGAAGATTTAAAGAAGCAGGTGCTGGTAGGCGAGTATGGTGCCTGGCGTACGCTGGACCTTCATACCGAAGGCGGATATAAACAGAATGCTCCGGTTAGTGAAGATCGTTTTACCCAGTTAATGGAAAAGAAACTGCGTTTGGCGGAATCAGTAAAAGATAGTGTGGCGGGGCATTTCTTCTGGTTGCTGACTTCACATGATAACCCGGGCAGGATACAGGGTGGAGAAGGCTTGAGAGAGCTAGATCGTATCGGACCAGTAAACTACAAGGGAATGCTAACACCCTGGGAGGAGCCAACGGACATTTTCTATATGTTCCGCAGTAATTACGTCTCGGCGCAAAAAGAACCCATGGTATATATAGCCTCCCATACCTGGCCCAACCGATGGACGAAGCCCGGTTTAAAAGATTCTATAATGGTTTATTCAAATTGTGACGAGGTAGAACTCTTTAATGATTTGGGACAAGTTTCTTTGGGTAAGCAAAAACACGGTGGATTTGGAACGCATTTCATTTTTAATAAAGCCAATATTCAATATAATGTTTTATATGCAGTAGGCTACGTAAATGGCAAATCAGTGGCGAGGGATACCGTTTTCCTGGACCATCTGCCCGAAGCACCGGGAGTAGCAGCCTTAAGACCTTCTGGAACCTCCCTGTTAAAACCAAAACCTGGTTTGAATTATGTATACCGGGTTAATAGTGGCGGTGCTGATTACGTTGATGAATGGGGAAATAAATGGAGTGCTGACAGAGCTTTGCATCCCAATGCCGCGAATAAGTATTGGGGTTCTTCTTCCTGGACCAGTGCTTTTGATAATATGCCTGCTTTTTTTGCCAGCCAGAGACGAACCAATGCCGCTATAAAAGGCACAAAAGATTGGGCGTTATTTCAATCATTCAGGTACGGGCTCAATCAACTCTATTACCAGTTTCCTTTACCTAATGGCAGTTACGAAATTGAATTATATTTTGTTGAACCTTGGCTGGGTGTGGGCGGATCTATGGAAGCGGGGGCTATGCGTTTGTTTGATGTGGCCGTTAACGGTCAGACTGTAATAAAAGATTTAGATATCTGGAAGGAAGCAGGGGCAAATAAGGCATTAAAAAAGACGGTAACGGCAAAAGTCTCAAACGGCTTGTTGAGGATATCATTTCCTGATACCAGAGCCGGGCAGGCGATTATTTCTGCTATCGCCATAGCATCCAATAGCAGGAATATAAAAGCAGCACCTGCTTCTGAAATGATCCGGGAACTGAAATGTAATGGGTGTGTTTACAATGCCTGGCTGGATGAGGGAGATCAATTATTTACCAATCAGGCCACCCGCGTATATAAGCTGGACCCGGCATTGTTTGGGGCTGACTGGATCCGCGTGTCTCGAAATAATAGTACAAAGCTGCAATTTGTCGCTAATGAGACTATTGATGTATATGTGGGTGTTGCAAAAGAAAATGCATCAGTATTAAAAGATTTTGAGCGGCTGAGCGATTCGATAGTAAGTGATGAGGAGGGGGGTAAAAAATATGATGTATACCGTAAACGTTTTGAAACAGGCAAAACAGTTATAATAGATTCGAAAGATATTGGGCTGATGGGTATTTTACCAGCTACTAACATGCAACCTGCATACGACCTGAAACCGACTACATCTTATAAGGCTGATGTGGCCGTGTTGAATAGTAGTGTGGTTAAACAAGTTGTGGCCGGCGGTGAGCGTACGGTGGTGAAGAATAACGAACCCGCAGAAATAACCTGGCCGATAGCCACCGGTGTAGCTGATGTGTATTCGATAACCGTTAAGTATAACAGTCCGCTGGAGCAGGATGTAACGGGAACACTACAATTATTTGATGTAGGAAATAATAAAATGGTGGATGAAGCTGTAGTGTTTAAGACAACCAGGCCGGGTAAATGGAATTATATTACCATTAATACAGGAGGGATGATCAATGCAGGAAGCTATAAAGTAAAACTGATCACCCGAAATGCAAATGGGTTAATTGTTTCCAATATAGATATACAATAA
- a CDS encoding glycoside hydrolase family 95 protein, translating into MPAKISFLKLSVGLALSMSVTTIYAQDHLTLWYDKPATKWVEALPIGNGRIGAMVFGGIKNDRVQFNEETLWTGYPRNYNKQGAYKYLDTIRGLLFAGKQKQAEELAGKEFMGLKSNEGNRDAWLKKVQAILQLKSNPSQPGYNDASWKTMAVPHYEGWETQGFEGMDGAVWFRYQFDLPPKWNGKDLKLDINKIADQDFTYINGVLVGSQANADARNYVIPASALKVGKNSIAILVINFTGKGGVMGYKDVSNHIGVYPVNEAVSQKLSLNGQWKYFIQDTDVPAVGQYQAAYQPFGDLNFVFDVDESAVADYRRTLDIANARATTAYTYKGTTFLREYIVSAPNQALGVHFTASRNKSISFTAELSSPHKSNNVKRVNGSTVSLEVKVKDGALNGVSYLSIRATGGLVLVKENKIVVTGADEVAAWLSANTNYRNFKDVTANPSQLALASLNKLKSKSWQQVNDAHVKEYQSYFNTFSIRLGHNNASRSTLTTDRRLNEFALNNNDPDFVALYLQYGRYLLISSSRPGTRPANLQGIWNDLLSPPWGSKYTTNINAEMNYWPSDLLNVSATQQPLFEMIRELSVSGTETAKQYYDAPGWVLHHNTDLWRGTAAINASNHGIWITGGAWLCDHLWQHYLYTQNNRFLKDTAYPLMKGAAEFFSAFLVKDPKTGYLISTPSNSPEHGGLVAGPTMDHQIIRNLFKSTIEASSILKTDEAFRKKLEVQYSQIAPNTIGRYGQLQEWMQDVDDTTDKHRHVSHLWAVYPGSEINWEQTPDMIKAARQSLLYRGDAATGWSLGWKINLWARFLDGDHTYKLIQMLLSPVKGGAGSYPNLFDAHPPFQIDGNFGGAAGIGEMLLQSHTRYIDILPALPSALPDGEVKGLKARGGFELSIKWSRGVLQAVSVKSLAGRPLQLRYKDHAVNMSTEKNRTYQFNGSLQQQ; encoded by the coding sequence ATGCCCGCTAAAATATCTTTTTTAAAGTTATCTGTTGGTCTGGCCCTTTCAATGAGCGTCACAACCATTTATGCCCAGGATCACCTGACACTATGGTATGATAAGCCTGCCACCAAATGGGTTGAAGCATTGCCAATAGGTAATGGTAGGATAGGTGCCATGGTATTCGGCGGCATAAAAAACGATAGAGTACAGTTTAATGAAGAAACATTGTGGACGGGTTACCCGCGTAATTATAATAAGCAGGGAGCTTATAAATACCTTGATACCATAAGGGGATTGCTGTTTGCCGGAAAGCAGAAGCAGGCGGAAGAACTGGCAGGCAAAGAGTTCATGGGCCTTAAATCGAATGAAGGAAACAGGGATGCATGGCTGAAAAAAGTGCAGGCGATTCTTCAATTGAAAAGCAATCCTTCGCAACCGGGATATAATGATGCGTCCTGGAAAACAATGGCGGTACCACACTATGAGGGCTGGGAAACACAGGGTTTTGAGGGAATGGATGGAGCCGTATGGTTTCGTTATCAATTCGATTTACCTCCAAAATGGAATGGTAAAGACCTGAAACTTGATATTAATAAAATAGCAGATCAGGACTTTACTTATATTAACGGTGTCCTGGTGGGGTCGCAAGCGAATGCAGATGCACGCAATTATGTAATCCCCGCTTCGGCTCTTAAAGTTGGTAAAAATAGCATAGCGATATTAGTGATCAATTTTACCGGTAAAGGAGGGGTAATGGGCTATAAAGATGTGTCTAATCACATCGGCGTGTACCCGGTAAATGAAGCTGTATCACAGAAGTTGTCACTCAATGGTCAATGGAAATATTTTATCCAGGATACCGATGTACCGGCTGTAGGTCAGTACCAGGCTGCTTACCAGCCCTTTGGTGATCTGAATTTTGTATTTGATGTAGATGAGTCAGCAGTTGCAGATTACAGACGCACATTAGATATAGCTAATGCCAGAGCAACAACGGCTTATACCTACAAAGGTACCACTTTTTTAAGGGAATATATTGTGAGTGCCCCCAACCAGGCGCTGGGTGTTCATTTCACCGCCAGCAGGAATAAGAGCATCAGCTTTACGGCTGAACTAAGCAGTCCTCACAAATCAAACAACGTAAAGAGGGTTAATGGCAGTACGGTGAGTCTTGAAGTAAAGGTGAAGGACGGAGCATTAAACGGTGTTAGTTATTTAAGTATACGTGCAACAGGCGGCTTGGTATTGGTTAAGGAAAATAAAATAGTTGTAACCGGCGCAGATGAAGTTGCCGCCTGGCTTAGCGCTAATACTAATTATAGAAACTTTAAAGACGTGACCGCCAATCCTTCGCAATTGGCATTGGCCAGTCTTAACAAGCTGAAAAGTAAAAGCTGGCAGCAGGTTAACGATGCGCATGTTAAAGAGTATCAAAGTTATTTCAATACGTTTTCAATCCGCCTGGGCCATAACAACGCCAGCCGTTCAACCCTTACGACTGACCGACGCCTGAATGAATTTGCATTAAACAATAATGATCCGGATTTTGTGGCCTTGTATCTGCAATACGGTCGCTACCTACTCATCAGTAGTTCACGTCCGGGCACACGTCCGGCTAATCTGCAGGGCATATGGAACGACCTGCTCTCTCCGCCCTGGGGCAGCAAGTATACTACCAATATCAACGCTGAAATGAATTACTGGCCTTCTGATCTTTTGAATGTATCAGCAACCCAGCAACCTTTGTTTGAAATGATCCGAGAACTCTCTGTTTCGGGAACTGAAACGGCCAAACAATATTACGACGCACCAGGATGGGTATTACATCATAACACAGATCTATGGAGAGGTACTGCAGCTATCAACGCTTCTAATCATGGTATCTGGATCACGGGTGGTGCCTGGCTCTGTGATCATTTATGGCAGCATTATTTATATACACAGAATAACAGGTTTTTAAAAGATACTGCATATCCGTTAATGAAAGGCGCTGCGGAATTCTTTAGCGCCTTCCTGGTTAAAGATCCTAAAACCGGTTATTTAATCAGCACGCCTTCTAATTCGCCCGAGCATGGAGGTCTGGTTGCTGGTCCCACTATGGATCACCAGATTATCCGCAATTTGTTTAAAAGCACTATTGAAGCCAGCTCTATTTTAAAGACTGATGAAGCTTTCAGAAAAAAACTGGAAGTCCAATACAGCCAGATCGCTCCGAACACTATTGGTCGCTATGGCCAGTTACAGGAGTGGATGCAGGATGTAGACGATACAACCGATAAGCATCGCCATGTGTCTCATCTATGGGCGGTATATCCGGGTAGTGAAATTAATTGGGAGCAAACTCCTGATATGATAAAAGCAGCACGACAATCTTTACTTTACAGGGGAGACGCTGCCACCGGCTGGAGTCTGGGCTGGAAGATCAATCTATGGGCGCGTTTTTTAGATGGCGATCACACTTATAAGCTCATACAAATGTTGTTAAGCCCTGTTAAAGGTGGTGCGGGAAGTTATCCCAATTTGTTTGATGCGCATCCGCCCTTCCAGATTGACGGGAACTTTGGAGGCGCTGCCGGTATTGGAGAAATGTTGTTACAAAGTCACACAAGATATATAGATATATTACCTGCTTTGCCTTCGGCATTGCCCGATGGAGAAGTAAAAGGATTAAAAGCCCGTGGTGGTTTTGAACTTTCTATAAAATGGAGCAGAGGGGTATTGCAGGCGGTTAGTGTCAAATCTTTAGCAGGCCGGCCCTTGCAGCTTCGCTATAAAGATCATGCGGTCAATATGTCAACAGAAAAAAACAGAACCTATCAATTTAATGGATCATTGCAGCAACAATAA